TTCTGTGAACCTTTGTCTGTCGGTCGGGATGACCCTGATCATCCTTTCCGGTGGGATTGATCTGTCGGTGGGTGCGGTGCTGGCGCTGGCGGGTGCGGTGGCGGCGGGGCTGCTCAAGGAGGGGTTATCCCTGCCGATGTTCGGCGTGCTACTGCAGTTTACGGTTTGGGGTGCCATCCTGGCGGGGGTTGTGGTGGGGCTGGCGTTGGGGTGGTTCAACGGTTTTGTCATTACGCGGTTTCGGTTGCCGCCGTTTGTGGCCACGCTGGGCACGTTGAGCGTGGCACGGGGACTCACCATGCTCTGGACGGGGGGCTATCCGATCACGGGTCTGGGTGAAACGTTCGGGTTCATGGGGACCGGCTTCTGGTTGGGTGTGCCGATGCCGGTCTGGATCTGTGCCTTCTGGGTGGCGGTGTTTGTGGTGGTGACCCGCCGCACGCGATTTGGTCGGCATCTTTATGCCGTGGGCGGCAATGAGCGGGCTGCCTTGCTGACAGGTCTGCCGGTGGAGCGGGTGAAGCTGTGGGTTTACACCCTGGGCGGCGGCCTGGCCGGCGTGGCCGGTTTGATGGTGACCGCGCGGCTCGACTCGGCCCAACCGAATGCCGGGCTGGGGTACGAATTGGACTCGATCGCCGCGGTGGTGATCGGGGGCACGTCCCTGTCGGGTGGCCGGGGTTCGGTGATGGGCACGGTGTTGGGTTGCCTCATCATCGGGGTGCTGAACAACGGCCTGTTCCTTCTGAACGTCTCACCCTTCTGGCAGCAGGTGATCAAGGGCCTGGTGATCCTTGCCGCGGTGGCGCTCGACCGCATGAGCCAACGGAACGACTGATCCGACGCGTCACATCCCCCCACGGCTGCGAGCGGCGGGACCTCCCCGGTCCTCAATGCCTCCTGCGCGTTGCCGATGGGAGGACCTGCTCAGCAGAAAAAGCGGATCGCGAGCGGGTAGGGCCAAACCTGGCCGGCATGGGCCTTGATGGCCCCCACGATGGGGAACACGACCGAGCAAACCCCCAGGACCAGGATCAGCAGCAATCCCATTTCGTCCTCGAGGAGCACGAAAGCCACAGCGCAGTAAAGGAGGGCCGACAAGATCCAGTTCGCCACCGCTTTGCCATGGGCGTCCAAGCCGGGCAGGGAGGCTTTCTTGAGCTGCCAGATCAGGATGGGCACCAGCAGCCCGGCCAAGGGAACAACGTAGCCTGCGAACAGTGAAAGATGCAGGATCAAGGCCCACAAGCGTGTTTGCGGTTCGCGTGGGTCCGGTGCGGGGGGTGGCGCCGATGCTGGTGTGCCTGACGGCGCCAGGGATTCGGGGTCCATGAGTTGAAGGATGACCGTCAGGCGTTTGACGCGGTTGCGTGATCGTCGTCGAGCACTCACGGCGCTGTTGCAGTTACGGTAGCCCCGTCGGCAAAGCCGCGTCAAGCCGGACGTCCCCGTGAGAAGGGCCGGGGAGGCATCCAGCTTGCGGGCACGTACGTTCGGCGTCCGCCCCGGACACATTTCCCTGCGCGGGAGGTCGTTCCTTGCGGCCGGGGATCCCGGCGGCCGGGGTTTCGAACCCGGTAAAACCTTCACCTGCGTCAAAGCCCTCGGTGAGCGGGCCATGTAAAAGAGGATCGTGATGGATGGACGAAAAGTCCGAACCGGCCCAACGCACGGCTCACGGCCGAGTGGGATGGGCCTCTTGCGTTGGACCGCCGGGTTGGGCGCGATGCTGCCTCTCCTGGCAGGGCTGGTAGCCGGCCGGCTCGTTGGCCTGGCGGGAACGGCGTCTGTGCCCGCGGGTGGGCCGGAGGCGGAGCCCGGACCGGCAGTCGCGGTGCAACTTCCCAAGGTGGAGAAACCTCCGGCCCTCCAACCTCCCGTGGGTCTGCCGGTGGATGCCCACCTGGACAAGACACCCCCGCGCGCCACGCGGGGATTGGACCTGGTGAAGCTCGGCTGGACCTACAACTGCATGGAGTGCCACAAGCTGTTGCCGGCCCGCTGGCACTACGACCGACCGATGGTGGAGCATCAGGACATCCGGCTCGAGCATGGGAACAATCGGTTTTGTCTGAATTGTCATCATCCCACGAACCGCAATGCGTTCGTGGATTATGACGGGTCGGAAATCCCGCAGGGCGAGGTGGTTCGGCTTTGTGCCAAGTGCCACGGCACCATTTATCGCGATTGGCTGGCCGGTGTACACGGGCGCCGTAACGGGTACTGGGACCCGCGGCGGGGCCCGCAGACCCAGTTGCGCTGCATCCAGTGCCATGATCCGCATCGACCGGCCTTTGCGCCGATGAAACCGATGCCGCCGCTGCGGTATCCGCCCCGGGCCGCCGGTTCACCCCGGCGGTCCGGGGAAGGGCATCCCTCGCATCAGCCATGAACGACGCATCCTCCACGCCCCAATCCGCGCGCTCGCTCGAGGAGGTGTACCGTCCCATGACGCGGCGGACCTTTCTCAAGGGAGCGGCGGCGTCCCTGGTGGGGATGGCCGGGTTGATGGCCGCCCTGCGACCGTTACTGGAGCTGGAGCGGGGCGAGATGACGCTGGAACAGTTGTTGTGGAAGCACTAACGCGAACTGACACCGGAGGAGTTGGAGCAAATCCTGCGGCGTCCGGAGGCGGAAACCGAACGGCAATACGGGGTCAGGCCGCACATCCGGGACGTTCGGCCCCGGCCGGGGGTCGAGTTTGCGTATGCGCTGAATCTGACGCGGTGCATCGGCTGCCGGAAGTGCGCTCATGCCTGTTTGAGGGAGAACAATCAATCGCGGGAGGACCCCGACGACATCGAGATGTCGTACATCCGGGTGCTGGAACTGCAAAAGGGAGCGATCAACCTGGAGACCTCGAACGTGTACTATGACCCGGATCGGGTCCCCCAACCGGACAAGTATTACATGCCGGTGCAGTGCCAGCAATGTCGGCAGTCCCCCTGCACAAAGGTGTGCCCGGTCCAGGCCACCTGGCAGGAACCGGACGGCATCGTCGTGGTGGACTACAACTGGTGCATCGGATGTCGTTACTGCATGGCGGCATGTCCCTATGATGCACGCCGGTTCAATTACAAGAAACCGACCCTTCCGCCCGGGGCCATGAATCCGAACCAGAGTTATCTGAGCAATCTCTCAAAAGCCTCAGCGGAGCAGGTACAGCGCACGGCGGGTTGCCCGCCGTTGGCCGTACATCGCGCGCAGACATGCGGCATGGTTGGGGGGGGGTTGCGCGGCTTTTACGGGGCGCGGGTTTTTGGAGCCTCG
The window above is part of the Limisphaera ngatamarikiensis genome. Proteins encoded here:
- a CDS encoding ABC transporter permease subunit, whose amino-acid sequence is MVVLMSLLSDRFLTVENGLNILRQISVNLCLSVGMTLIILSGGIDLSVGAVLALAGAVAAGLLKEGLSLPMFGVLLQFTVWGAILAGVVVGLALGWFNGFVITRFRLPPFVATLGTLSVARGLTMLWTGGYPITGLGETFGFMGTGFWLGVPMPVWICAFWVAVFVVVTRRTRFGRHLYAVGGNERAALLTGLPVERVKLWVYTLGGGLAGVAGLMVTARLDSAQPNAGLGYELDSIAAVVIGGTSLSGGRGSVMGTVLGCLIIGVLNNGLFLLNVSPFWQQVIKGLVILAAVALDRMSQRND
- a CDS encoding DUF4870 domain-containing protein, with product MSARRRSRNRVKRLTVILQLMDPESLAPSGTPASAPPPAPDPREPQTRLWALILHLSLFAGYVVPLAGLLVPILIWQLKKASLPGLDAHGKAVANWILSALLYCAVAFVLLEDEMGLLLILVLGVCSVVFPIVGAIKAHAGQVWPYPLAIRFFC
- a CDS encoding twin-arginine translocation signal domain-containing protein — encoded protein: MNDASSTPQSARSLEEVYRPMTRRTFLKGAAASLVGMAGLMAALRPLLELERGEMTLEQLLWKH
- a CDS encoding 4Fe-4S dicluster domain-containing protein, coding for MEQILRRPEAETERQYGVRPHIRDVRPRPGVEFAYALNLTRCIGCRKCAHACLRENNQSREDPDDIEMSYIRVLELQKGAINLETSNVYYDPDRVPQPDKYYMPVQCQQCRQSPCTKVCPVQATWQEPDGIVVVDYNWCIGCRYCMAACPYDARRFNYKKPTLPPGAMNPNQSYLSNLSKASAEQVQRTAGCPPLAVHRAQTCGMVGGGLRGFYGARVFGASERRGVFGRRLPTRGRRGAGRVGPMIIRRGCRIVARAPRGAAELRVFQWPFG